A single Chthoniobacterales bacterium DNA region contains:
- a CDS encoding MauE/DoxX family redox-associated membrane protein translates to MRIAIWAARILLAAIFFYAGVVKLGTSERFAITVADFSILPPALLHVVVPGLPWLEAFAAVLLVIPRTARLGAGIVAVLLVTFIAALAWALNQGIVVDCGCFGEESQPSTDQMVLAIWRDVALLALTLGLAIRRSAGRPARNPDTSQKTPASGADR, encoded by the coding sequence ATGAGGATCGCCATCTGGGCTGCGCGGATCTTGCTCGCGGCGATCTTCTTCTACGCCGGCGTCGTGAAACTCGGCACGAGCGAACGTTTCGCGATCACCGTCGCCGACTTCTCGATCCTGCCTCCGGCGCTGCTTCACGTGGTCGTCCCCGGATTGCCATGGCTCGAGGCGTTCGCCGCCGTCCTGCTCGTGATCCCGCGCACCGCCCGGCTCGGCGCCGGCATCGTCGCGGTGCTGCTGGTGACGTTTATCGCCGCACTCGCCTGGGCTCTAAATCAGGGTATCGTCGTGGATTGCGGCTGCTTCGGCGAGGAATCCCAGCCGTCGACCGACCAGATGGTGCTCGCGATCTGGCGCGATGTCGCGCTGCTCGCGCTTACGCTGGGACTGGCGATTCGGCGATCGGCAGGGCGACCGGCGCGCAATCCGGACACCAGCCAAAA
- the folP gene encoding dihydropteroate synthase, whose translation MILRTRGRAVAFPRRPLVMGILNLNDDSFSGDGSLDLDWAFDRTRQLVAEGADIIDVGAESARTNRAAIPESAEILRLAPYLGRFTETVAETVPADPEQLHPPLLSVNTWRPTVARAALAVAGDLLNDMGGLPSPENAEICAAAGAALLIMHTVGEPKVPHTHVAWRDIVAEMHDFFVERIATAEAAGLPREALVLDPGLDFAKQCDDNLRVCRDLAALADLDRPILLPISRKSVIGDVLGLPDPRDRDAGTIACLVAGFTRGAAIFRVHNVRAAHQAVRTLQAVLAP comes from the coding sequence ATGATCCTTCGCACCCGCGGCCGCGCCGTCGCCTTTCCCCGCCGCCCGCTGGTGATGGGCATCCTGAATCTCAATGACGATTCCTTTTCCGGCGACGGTTCACTGGACCTCGACTGGGCCTTCGATCGCACCCGGCAACTTGTCGCCGAGGGCGCCGACATCATCGACGTGGGCGCCGAGAGCGCCCGGACAAATCGCGCGGCCATCCCGGAATCCGCGGAGATCCTCCGGCTCGCCCCCTACCTCGGGCGTTTCACGGAAACCGTGGCCGAAACCGTGCCCGCCGATCCCGAACAGCTTCACCCACCGCTGCTTTCCGTGAACACCTGGCGGCCCACCGTGGCCCGCGCCGCGCTGGCCGTCGCGGGCGACCTGCTCAACGACATGGGCGGCCTCCCCTCGCCCGAGAATGCCGAAATCTGCGCCGCTGCGGGCGCGGCGCTCCTCATCATGCACACGGTTGGCGAACCCAAGGTGCCGCACACCCATGTCGCCTGGCGCGACATCGTTGCCGAAATGCACGATTTCTTCGTCGAAAGAATCGCCACGGCCGAAGCCGCCGGCCTCCCCCGCGAGGCCCTCGTGCTGGACCCCGGCCTCGATTTTGCCAAGCAGTGCGACGACAACCTTCGCGTCTGTCGCGACCTCGCCGCGCTCGCCGATCTCGACCGTCCCATCCTCCTGCCGATCTCGCGCAAATCCGTGATCGGCGACGTGCTGGGCCTTCCCGATCCGCGCGATCGCGACGCCGGAACGATCGCCTGCCTCGTCGCCGGATTCACGCGCGGCGCCGCCATCTTCCGCGTGCACAATGTCCGTGCCGCGCACCAGGCCGTGCGCACGCTGCAGGCCGTCCTGGCGCCATGA